In Kangiella koreensis DSM 16069, the DNA window CTGTTGTGCCTTGTGCTAGTGCGTTTCCTGATGGTCAGTGGTGGGATTCTGCTTGGCACGGATCCGCTGAACACCGATTACCCGCCGAAGGGTGGCTTAATCGAAACAGAGCGCTCCGAACCGAGCGAAGAATTTGTTCTTGGGCTGGCGGAAAGTGATGATCCGCGAGCCGAGTCTTGGCGCACGCAGATGCCGTTGCTCGAACCGCTGCGCTTCGGTCCCTGGCTCAAGCGCTTTCCAGTGCGACATCAGTTCAGCAAGCTGCCCCTGCCGAGCAACTGGTATGACAAAGAGCGAAATATCTTCTGGTCGTTCAGCCATGACCGCATGCTGTTTGTGGGGCGTAATCCAGAAAGTGGTGTCGCACAAGGCGTCTTCGGAATGAACGGTGGTGGAGATGACACGCCTTTCGCTTCCGTGCCGGTCGTGGCGGAGCATGGTGATCTGCTGACAACGAATACTCTGTATGGAATCGACGAGCAGGAGCAGAGCCTGTTCAAGCGATTCGAACTGAGCGAAGGTGAAATCTTCACGGCATTGCCGCAGCGTGAATTAGGACGCTTACTGTTGCTGACCAACCAGCGACTGATCGTGTTGCGCGAGGATCGGCGTGCAGCTGCAACCATTCCGCCATTGTTACTGGATTGGGAAGTGAATCTGCCCGATGGTCCGCAACATATGGAATCTGTCAGCGTCGCCGAACTGATGGACGGCTGGCTGGTGTCTTTTGTATATAGTGATGGCATGCGCCAGATTGGATTGAGCCAATTCCCCGATATTGTTCCGCCATGGCAGCAGGTCATCTGGATTGATACGGACGGCAATACAGAGGTTGTGGCAGAACGTCGTATCGAGCCTGACTTCCCCGTGCTGCAACGAAGTTTCTGGTGGTTGTCGCCTACATTGGAAGTGCTGACGACCTGGCCGGAAGTTGCACTGGACAAGGGGCTGACCTGGCCAATGAAATTGAAGCTTGTACCTGCTGCATCATCGCAATGGATCGCCGCCGCTCTACTAATATTGCTTTCTGTCATTGCTGCCTGGTGGTGGCTACGCAAGTCGCGGATACCTGTATCGCGTCAATGGCTGTGGATCGCAAGTTGCGCAGTGATTGGCCTGCCAGCCTTGCTGAGTATGTTCCTGCTGGAGCCGCGGGAGCGGCAGGCATGATGCAGAAGAATCTTTCAGCTCTGGTCGCCACCATGTTTGCCGCGATTGCTTTTAGCACTGCAAGTGTAGGCGAGAGTCAGAGTCGAGTCGTGGACAATGATCCTCAGGAATTGACTTTGCAGGTAGCAGCGAGCAGTGCAGAAAAATCGGAACGTCCCATTCTGATTCCGCGCGATGATCTCATGCAGCGTGCCGACCTCTACGATATCAACCTGTCGCCGGACGGTCGCTGGCTGAGCTACCGCCGTGAGAATGACCAGCGTAACGAACTTTGGCTGCATAACATCGCTTCTGGCGAAGACAATCGCGTGATGGCCAACAGTGAGGACGCTGAAGTCGAATGGTCCGGTGATGGCAAGCTTCTCTGGTTGCCGGACAACAAGGGGCTGGCCGTGTTCGACATCGATAGCATGAAAGGACGTCGCATTGTTCGTTATGACGCCGATCGCGGCCAGAGGTTCTGGGGCGTGGATCATAATGCTCCGAATGTTGCAATTCTTCGCGAAAAGATACCGGTGAAAGGTGAGTGGCGGTATCGCTACCTGGCCGTGGATGGCAGTGGTAAGACTCGCCTATTGCGTGAAACGGAGCGAACATTACTGCATTTGCTGCTCGATCAAAAAGGCAAATTGCGTTACGCCTCCGGCTACGATGGAGAAAAATTCGACACCGTGATCTGGCGGTTTGAGAAAAAAGGCAGGCATGAGCTGATGCGCTGTCCGCTGCCGCAACAGTGCCGGCCAGTAGCATTTCATGAAAGCGACGCTGGCGAGATTCTGTGGGCATTGGCACACAACGGTGAAAACCTGATGTCGTTGCAGCGACTGAAGGGCGGTGCGATTGAATGGCATATCGTACATTCCGATCCGCGTGGCATTTCAGACGCGGTATCCTTGCTGATGCAGCCCGGTAATTCGGACTGGCTGGCGTTGGCATATCGCCCCGACCGTGTCGAATGGTATGGCCGCACACCAGCAATGAAAAGTCACCTGGAAAAACTGCGTAAACAATTTCCACGTGCCAATCTTGATTTCACGACAAGCAATGATAACGAACGTTGGCTGCTGCGTGCTTCGAAAGCGAACTGGCAGTACGACCGCTATTTTCTTTATGACGTCGAGCATCAATCCTTAGCGTCTATATTTTCGGAAGAGCGAAAGGCTCTTATACCGTCAGCGCACCTTATTGAATCTGTTGCGGTTAATTGGCAAGGCAAGGATGGCATGACCTTGTATGGCTATCTGTACCTACCGAAAGGAATTCCGCTGGCAAGGGCACCATTGATCGCGATCTTGCATGGCGGACCCTACAATCGTTCGAACGGCGACAATGATGTCGCTACTCAGCTACTGGTCAATCGAGGCTATATCGTCTTCAAGCCAAATTTTCGAGCCTCCACCGGCCATGGCGTAAATTACGTCACTGCAGCGCGCGGTGATTTCGGCAAGGAAGGTGTGCTGGATGATATTATCAGTGGCATGGATTACCTGCTTGCCAATGGCATCGGCGATAAAAACAAGCAGGCCGTACTTGGACATTCTTTTGGCGGTTACGCGAGCTTGCTGGCCGTCACACATTATCAGGATCGTTTTGTGTTTGCAGTACCAAGTGCGGCGCCGGTAGACATGGCATGGACAATGGCGGACATCGCTATTGAAGGAGGCAGCGCGATTTCATCTGAAGGTCCGCCAATTGATATTCTATTTCCGGGATACGGGGTGCCTTATGGTGAGCCGACTTGGCATGAACTCATGCACCGTGACTCACCGATTGCCCACGCTGACGAACTGAATGTTCCAGTATACCTCTGGGCAGGTGCAAAGGATGATCGCGTCGCATTGGAAAGCCTGGTTCGTTACTTTGCCGAGTCGAACGCGGAATTCAAACCGGCGCTACTTATTGATCCGGAGTCGGGTCACAGTCCGCGTGAACGTCTGAACGTGGAGGCACTAGCCTGGTTAATCGAAGCAAGTGCAGACAAGCACTTCGGCGGCGGTGTCACGCCACCTTCGAGAGAGTTGGAAAAATTCCTCAACAAGAACTTTCAGAAAGGAAGCGCAGGCTTGCTGGAAAGTAACTGACGTTGGCATGGACAATAAAAGGGTGGCACATGAGTGTCCGGCCCGAACCGTCGACATCGGTCAACGCTGATCCAGGAAGTACTAGCGAGCCGTAATTTAGTTACAGGCTACTAGAGTCAATTACTAGTGCTCGCTTTTCTTTCCACTCTTATTAGCAGGCTTATTTTTTCTAGGCTTACCTTTGTTTTTCACTGCGCCGGGCTTTTTATTCGCTTGGTTCAGTTTAGCTTTAGCTAATTTCTTTTTGTGCGGCTTTTTCTTTCCGGCACTCTTAAGTGGTGTTTCAGGTAGCACATGTTGCGGTTCGTAATCTTCTACAAATCTTCGTTCCAAGGGTTTGCGGATTAGATCCTGGATGGCACGCAAATCATCAACTTCATCGGCGCTGACCAGCGATATGGCAGTGCCTTTTTCGCCCGCCCGTCCAGTACGACCAATGCGGTGGACGTAATCCTCTGCTACATTCGGTAAGTCATAGTTAATAACTAATGGCATCTGTTCGATATCCAGACCACGGGCTGCCACGTCAGTTGCCACTAAAACAGTCACCTTTCCAGATTTAAACTCAGAAAGTGCGCGATTACGTGCGCCCTGACTTTTACCGCCATGAATGGCTGTTGCTTTAATGCCACGCTTTTCAAGATCAACACTGAGTTTATTGGCGCCTCTGCGCGTTCGGACAAAGACCAGCAACTGATCCCAGCGATGGTGACCGATAAGATAGCTCAGTAAAGCCGGTTTCTGTTTTTTGTCGACTGGATGAATCCACTGCTTGACTGTTGCTGCCGTGGTATTGGTTTGCTCAGTTTCGACCAAAGAGGGATTGGTTAGAAACTGCTGGCTTATCGCTTTGATTGATTCCGAGAAAGTAGCGGAAAACAATAATGTTTGACGCTTCTTGGGAAGTTTGCCAATGATGCGTTTAATACTGGGGAGGAAACCCATATCGAGCATTCGGTCCGCTTCATCCAGAACCAGAAATTCAAGATCGTTAAAACGGACGGCGTTCTGTTCCATCAAATCCAACAATCTGCCCGGAGTTGCGACTAGCACATCAGTACCGCGACGCAGCTTCAACATTTGCGGATTAATCTTAACGCCACCGTAGACCACGATTGAATTCAGATGCAAATTCGCCGCGTACTTTTGCACGCTTTGATGAACCTGCTCGGCCAGCTCTCGGGTCGGCGTCAATATCAGGCAACGTGCCGAATTCGCGGAAGGCCTTTTACCCTCAGACAGACGTTGCAAAATAGGGAGTGAAAAACCAGCAGTTTTACCGGTGCCAGTCTGCGCAGCAGCCATCACATCCTGACCATTCAGGATTAAAGGAATAACTTTTTGCTGGATCGGGGACGGGGTTTTATAACCACTCTTGTGTAGAGCGTCTAGTAAGGGCTGAATTAAATCGAGTTTCGAAAAAGGCATAAAGGAAGGATTGGATGCATAAGGCGCACAGTTTAGCCTTTTCAAGGGCAAACTACGAGGACTTAAGGAGTGTATTGATTAATGTCGACTGGGCCGAAACGAGCTGGATTACGTATTTTATTCTCCTATGCGATATAAGAAGACTAATTTTTATATTAAGTAAAAAGGTGCAATAACCAGCCTGATAGATACAGACCCAACCCAAAAGTTGCATGTGCTATAAGGCTGTGAAATCGGGCAGAGTTCGGGTTTTGTGTGTGTGAAGCGGCAATACCTGCCCCCATGCTAGGCTGCATCAGTAGGAAAGGTGCGATAACTGTTCCAATACCGACAATTAATGAAGGACCAAAGGTCGGGTTCTCGATCCATGACCCGCCCCAGATACCGATTAATAAGGCGGCGAACGCGATGCCTGTCAGGTAGTGGATTGCCCAACCTATGATGTGTTCTCCAGAAATGGGGGAGAGGCGGTAATAGTATCATGGCGAAATTGGCCGTGAGTCATATGGCCTATCCATCGTCCCACCATCCCATAGTTTGGGGCTGGAACGCCTAGCAGAGTTTTGCGTACGATACTCCATAAATCCATCATTGCCGTAGCCCCAGCCCCTATAAATACTATGAGTAGCAGAGTTTTCATAACTTGCTCCTTTGCTTGTTTTGTTGTTGAACGGGTGATAGCGTACAACTTCAAGTTGGCTTGAGGTCAAGGGGAAATTATGGATATCGCCGAGGTTGTTAAACGTTCCGGTGTTCCTGCATCGACGCTACGCTTCTATGAGGAAAAAGGTTTAATAAACTCCATTGGTAGGCAGGGAATACGTCGACAGTTTAATGCTAATGTGTTGGAGCGGTTGGCGCTGATTGCACTGGGGCGATCGGCCGGTTTCTCGCTGGAGGAAATAGCGCATATGTTCAATGATAACGGGCAACCCAGTATTGACCGACAACTGCTATTAGATAAGGCTGAGGAACTTGATAGTAACATTCGTAAGCTGACTGCGATGCGCGATGGACTACGACATGCAGCCGCCTGTTCAGCACCAAGCCATATGAAGTGTCCAACCTTCCGACGCTTGTTGGGATTGGCAGCAGCTGGTGTGATAGGTGGATATAAGAATGCACCCCAAAAGAAGCGTTCCAAAAAAGCGTTGTACCGGACAAGGGGATGAAATTGACGATAGAGTAGTAGCTACAAGTGGAACCTTTAATTTAGTGTGCTGGGATATATACGCACTGCTAACATATCAACCAGAGTTAAAGCTTATGACTAAATACACAATAACTAATGCAAATTTAGATGAATTCAAATCAATTGGAGATCTCATGGTGCGTGTCTATTCGGCTCTAGAGGGTTTTCCAAAGCCTGAGGAGCAACCCACGTATTATCAAATGCTACGCAATGTGGGTAGTTTAACCGAGACGCCTTCAACGGAGCTTTTCGTAGCCAAAGATGAACAAAAAGAAATACTTGGGGCAGTCGTGTTTTTTGGTGACATGAAAGACTATGGTTCCGGCGGTACTGCAGTTCAAGAAAAAGGTGCCTGTGGCTTTAGGTTGCTGGCTGTAGCTCCTGCTGCACGTGGATTAGGTATTGGCAAAGCTTTGTCTATTGCCTGTATAGAACGAACAAAACTTTTGGGTAAGAAAACCGTTGTGATTCACAGTACTGAGGCAATGAAAGTTGCTTGGGGAATGTACGAGCGACTGGGTTTCAAAAGAGAGTTAGATTTAGATTTTACGCAACAAGACTTGCCAGTATATGGCTTTAGGTTAAAATTGAATTAGGATCTTGAAAAGTAAAAAAAACTATAAACATAAAAAATATTACGTAAAACATAATAATTTGATTGAAATTCATACTCCCCTGATCTAAAGTACCTCCAATCTTATTGGTGACACTCTAGATCAAGTGAGTATGATAATGACCGCTCGAAGTTTACATTTTCTATTAACATTAGCTCTGGTGGCATCG includes these proteins:
- a CDS encoding alpha/beta hydrolase family protein, coding for MMQKNLSALVATMFAAIAFSTASVGESQSRVVDNDPQELTLQVAASSAEKSERPILIPRDDLMQRADLYDINLSPDGRWLSYRRENDQRNELWLHNIASGEDNRVMANSEDAEVEWSGDGKLLWLPDNKGLAVFDIDSMKGRRIVRYDADRGQRFWGVDHNAPNVAILREKIPVKGEWRYRYLAVDGSGKTRLLRETERTLLHLLLDQKGKLRYASGYDGEKFDTVIWRFEKKGRHELMRCPLPQQCRPVAFHESDAGEILWALAHNGENLMSLQRLKGGAIEWHIVHSDPRGISDAVSLLMQPGNSDWLALAYRPDRVEWYGRTPAMKSHLEKLRKQFPRANLDFTTSNDNERWLLRASKANWQYDRYFLYDVEHQSLASIFSEERKALIPSAHLIESVAVNWQGKDGMTLYGYLYLPKGIPLARAPLIAILHGGPYNRSNGDNDVATQLLVNRGYIVFKPNFRASTGHGVNYVTAARGDFGKEGVLDDIISGMDYLLANGIGDKNKQAVLGHSFGGYASLLAVTHYQDRFVFAVPSAAPVDMAWTMADIAIEGGSAISSEGPPIDILFPGYGVPYGEPTWHELMHRDSPIAHADELNVPVYLWAGAKDDRVALESLVRYFAESNAEFKPALLIDPESGHSPRERLNVEALAWLIEASADKHFGGGVTPPSRELEKFLNKNFQKGSAGLLESN
- a CDS encoding DEAD/DEAH box helicase codes for the protein MPFSKLDLIQPLLDALHKSGYKTPSPIQQKVIPLILNGQDVMAAAQTGTGKTAGFSLPILQRLSEGKRPSANSARCLILTPTRELAEQVHQSVQKYAANLHLNSIVVYGGVKINPQMLKLRRGTDVLVATPGRLLDLMEQNAVRFNDLEFLVLDEADRMLDMGFLPSIKRIIGKLPKKRQTLLFSATFSESIKAISQQFLTNPSLVETEQTNTTAATVKQWIHPVDKKQKPALLSYLIGHHRWDQLLVFVRTRRGANKLSVDLEKRGIKATAIHGGKSQGARNRALSEFKSGKVTVLVATDVAARGLDIEQMPLVINYDLPNVAEDYVHRIGRTGRAGEKGTAISLVSADEVDDLRAIQDLIRKPLERRFVEDYEPQHVLPETPLKSAGKKKPHKKKLAKAKLNQANKKPGAVKNKGKPRKNKPANKSGKKSEH
- a CDS encoding helix-turn-helix domain-containing protein, whose product is MDIAEVVKRSGVPASTLRFYEEKGLINSIGRQGIRRQFNANVLERLALIALGRSAGFSLEEIAHMFNDNGQPSIDRQLLLDKAEELDSNIRKLTAMRDGLRHAAACSAPSHMKCPTFRRLLGLAAAGVIGGYKNAPQKKRSKKALYRTRG
- a CDS encoding GNAT family N-acetyltransferase, with protein sequence MHPKRSVPKKRCTGQGDEIDDRVVATSGTFNLVCWDIYALLTYQPELKLMTKYTITNANLDEFKSIGDLMVRVYSALEGFPKPEEQPTYYQMLRNVGSLTETPSTELFVAKDEQKEILGAVVFFGDMKDYGSGGTAVQEKGACGFRLLAVAPAARGLGIGKALSIACIERTKLLGKKTVVIHSTEAMKVAWGMYERLGFKRELDLDFTQQDLPVYGFRLKLN